From the Candidatus Spechtbacterales bacterium genome, the window GCTTCCGGGCTCCAAGCTCTTTATTTTTTAAAAAAGTGTGATATAATATATAGGAGCATAATCTTTGAACAAATAAGTTCTAAGGATGAACTTGTTCGGATATTACATACTTATAATGCAGGGTTGGCAGAGCGGTCAAATGCGCTTGGCTGTAAACCAAGTGGTCTTGTACCTACGGGGGTTCGAATCCCTCACCCTGCACCAGGCCTGAGTAGCTCAGCTGGCCAGAGCAACTGTTTTGCTCCGATATTGTGTCCAAACCTTTGACTCGGATACAATATCGAGAGTCCTCGATTTTGCATAAAATTTGCCAGCGTAGCTCAGTTGGCCAGAGCAACTGTTTTGTAAACAGTAGGTCGTCGGTTCGAGTCCGACCGCTGGCTCAGACAAATTTTGCAAAATCGGGATAAACAGTAGGTCGTCGGTTCGAGTCCGACCTCAGGCTCCACTCCATATTATTAAAGAGGGGATATAATAAAATAAAACATATGAGTCAGGATAATTTAGTAAGATTAAAGTGCGCGCAGTGTTCAACTGTGAATTATCATACACGCAAGAACAAAAAAACGAATGAGGAAAAAATAGAACTCAAAAAGTTTTGTAATGAATGCAGAAAACACACAAAGCACGCAGAAACAAAAAAGAAAAGTTAATTTGTTAAGTAACATGTTACTTAACAAATTTTGATAGGGGCGTAGCTCACCCGGTAGAGCGTCGGTCTCCAAAACCGAAGGTAGCGGGTTCAAGTCCTGCCGCCCCTGCCACGTCGTTCGCGAACAACGTGG encodes:
- the rpmG gene encoding 50S ribosomal protein L33 → MSQDNLVRLKCAQCSTVNYHTRKNKKTNEEKIELKKFCNECRKHTKHAETKKKS